The genome window CAAATTGTTAAGGCCTTCCAGATTGACAAGACTCTTGTTGAGGCTTATCATCAAGACATCCGTGATGGTAGTCAGACTGGCTAGCCCATCGAGATTTTCTAACAGCGCGTTATCGGTAATGTAAAAGATTCTAGCGGTAGCCAGGTTATTTAATCCGGTCAGACTTGTCAGATTTTTGTGAAAACGAATGTGAATAGAACCTGAATTCGATGTTAATCCCTCTAAACCAGACAAATCGGTAAGAAGATCATTGTTATAGATCAGCAAATTCTTGGTGCTTGTTAGGTTTGCCAATTGTTTCAAATTCGGCAAAATCGTATTGTTTTGGATCGTAAGCGTACCATCGATCGTTGCAACGCCTGCTAAGGGTGCCAGATCAGTAATATCCGCGCCTGCGATAGAAATGTTTCCAATTACACTCGTGCATGATGCGTCAAAATTGTTAACAGCAGATTGTGAATTCAAACGCAGTTCTGTAAAGCGGCACGTCCCTGCGAGCGCTTGTGTTGAGAGGGCAAAAATAAAAAGGCAAAATTGGGCTGAAATGAGTAGAACTGGTTTCATAGTAGAATTTGTTTAAACAGTTGAGTAACATTTAATTATACAGATAAAATACTTCAAATACTACTTATGAGATATGGGAATTCTATTAAACGGCATGCATTGTTTTAATCGGACTAATACCAAAAAACGTCCCGGCTACAAGGAAGGCCAGGACGTTTTTTGGTACACAAACTATCTTTTTACTTCGCCCCGTCCGCTTTCGCTCTGGCAACGGCGTATTCGCCGATTTTGTGGCCAGATGCCAGACCTGCTTCGCAGTCGAAGCGGTAATGGATCAGTCCGTACATTCTGGATACGGAGGCTTCTTGTGCCATTTCGTCGATTTTCTTCTTTTCTTCCGGGAATATGTAGGCTAGCAATTCAGCCGCGGCGCCCGAGAAGGTGGAATGTCCGGATGTGTAAGACGGGAAATTAGGTAAGCCCACAGAGGTTTTGATTTTGCTGTTCATCTGGTTTGGGCGTGGGTAGTAATAGAAATATTTCACGTCCCAGCAACAGATGCCCGCATCCTGCAATGTAGTGCCCAAAAGCGCCAGTGTCCTGGCTGTACGCACCTCGCTGTACGCATTTTTATGGCAAAGGTCAGCTGCTCTTCTATGCCAGTGACCAGGAGGCGTATAGCTTCCCACACCATCTGACCAGAAACTGGCAATGCGCGCCTGTTCACGGGTTTGCTTTTTGGCGATTTGCAAAAGCTCATTGATATTTTCCTGATATTCAGCACTTCCGATCGTTGGCGGCGGGCCGGGACGCAATGTTTTTACAGTTGTTTTGTCAAAATTCCAGGGCGTTACAAATCCGTATGTAGGAAGCATAGGCGGGCGGGCGGGCATCTCCTGGCTTACCCACGGCTCAGAAACGCCGAGTTTTTTAGCATTAGCGACCATTTCAGCTGTTGCTGCCTGGTTGTTTGCCGTGCCCATACCATCCGTTTTTGCTCTTGCCATAACTTTGGCGCCTACCGCTTTTCCGAGTTCTGCACCAGCGGCAATATCACTCTCCACATTCATACCAGCCCATAAACGGCTGTTTTTATGCTCTGCAAGTTTCTGTTCCAAAAATGGCACTTCCCCCGGAAACATGGCTTTCAAAACCAAAAACGAAGCTTCGGCCACAACCGCATCCTCAGAAGGATAGGAGGGAAGATCGGTAACCGGCAAAATAGCCTGCACGGAAGCGTCTGTTTTCGAAGGCGCCTTGCGGTTGTATTTGAACTTATAATTCCAGGCACTTACCAGCGCATCATACTGCGCCACGCTCAGGTAAGCCAGCGCGCGCGCCGTGTAAGGCGGGTTAGCGAATGGAAACTTAGGGTCAGCCAATGGGTTAGCCGGGTCAGGCAGTGGATATTTGCCGTCCTGGTTGGATGCGGGCGGGGTATTATAGCGCGCAGCCAGCTCACGGCCAATCTCATTCCAGCGAAAAGCAGCACCGGCTCCCCAAAAATTAACAATATCCCGCTGCTGAGGCGTGATTTTAGAAGTCGTCTCTTTTAATTTTTCAATTTCTGCTTTATACTCGGCCGACGCAGCATTCTTAGGCTCAGCTACTTCCACTTCGCTGGACGAAGTAAGCACGTAAGGTTTCCAGTTGCCTGCATCGGCATCCATACTGGAAGGGTTGTTAACCGAAGCCGTAGGCTCGTCAATGGTTTTGGTACAGGAAGAAAACCCTAATGTGATCAGCAATCCGCACGCAATCAGCAGTCTGCTCTTTGATATATATTTTACTTTCATTGTTATTGATGCATGTTTGGGTTTTTGTCAGCTTTGATATACCGGAACTGGTACAGCACGCCAACAGAGAAAGATGTACTCTGGCCAACATTAGCTCCGTCTAAAACGTAAGCGGCCCGGGCATTAACGCCGATATTTTTCGGCTGAAATTTGGCATAAACCCCGCCCACAGTGCTTTTCATATTATTTGATGGAAAAGGCATATCGTTGCGGCGGATGTTGTCGCCGCCATCGCAGGCGCCGTATTCAGCGAAAACTTCTGCCTGGATAGCAGCTTTCTGATAGCCGATTCTGGCCGATGCATCAAAAGCATTGGGTACGCTTACCCGGTTGGTGCCGTGCAGCTTACCATCAGCCAAGTACGAATCGCGATCGATCTTAATGTTACTTCTGAAAATATAGCTTCCTGATGCAGTCAGGTAAATACCTGTTGGCCGGTTCCAATATCTGGCCAGCAAACGGGCTGTTGCCGTCCTGCACTGGATGCCAATGGACATAGGCAGAAAGTCGGGAACGTAGTTGCCGATGGGAATAGAAGCGCCGCCTATGGCATGCAGAGAGAAGCCGGATTTGTTGATAAAACGATATTTAAGCCAAAGAGAGGCATCCTGGAATCCGTTTTGCCACATCAGGTTGCCCGCACTCGCCTTGGTCCATACGTAAGGCACGCCTGCGATCACGTTCAGATTTTTGGTAACGCCTACGGCCAGCATGGCCATTGCATTCTGGGTTGTGTGCGTGCCAATGTTAAAATTTGGGCGTTTGAGGCTATTTTCCCAATATTTATCCCAAGAGCTGTGGCCGTAAGAAAGAGCCAGGCAAGCCGTGTTTTTCGACATATAAATGGCGTCGTTGGGCATTTGCGCGAATGCTTTTCCTGTCACGCACAGCAGGATTATAAAAAGCAACAAGACCAGTTGCTTCATTTTCTGTAAAGAATGTTGCATTTGTTTTAATAAGGAATAATGCCGCGCCGGTGCGATCTCCAAAAAAGACACAGCGTTTTTGCGGGCAATGGTATAAATGAAATAGAAGGCTTGCGGCAGGAAGACGAATGATCCGCTAATATTCAGCTAAGCTCGGGAGGCGGGCTTGTTAGCTGAATGAAGTTGGCTGAATAGATATTTTTCGAATACAAGGCCATCGATAAGGGCGCCTGTTCGGCAAATAATGCGGTTTGAAAGCTTATTTCATTGATGTTGGAAACGTAGTTTTTTAGCAGATGATCCACCATTTTCATGGCTTTGCTATACGGATCCTCAGGAAGTTTTGCATTGGGATCGGTCAAGATCTGCATGGCATTGGCTAATGCGAAAAAATCGTCCCTGGCCACCTGGTTGGATTTCAAAGTGACGTAAAGCGTGTCGTTTTGATGCAGGACATTGGTGGGATTGTAAAACTGGTCGTTTTGGCGGATAAGTCCCTGAGGCAGATCGGTAATTTGCAGATCGCCCGAATAGGGAAGTGACGGCAAATGCATTTTCACAACCACCGTTTCATCGTTTAAGGACGAGATGGGTGCTTGTAGGTGATGATTATCAAAGAAAAGTACAGCGATAGTCAGCCCGAACGTGTTGTAGAGCAGCAGAACCAACAATCCGATTGGTAACAGTCTTTTCAATTTCAAGAGGATTTATATCCAAATGTAATCAAGTTAAGTGCAATTCTGCAAGTGTTGTTTAAAATACTATGGTGTCATATGGGCAGCAAAAGACATCCTGCGGATTTTTCTTATATTTTCGCCTTAAAAAAAGCGATTGCAGCCCATGAAAAAATCAATGATCAACCCAATGCCCCAGTTTTTTGACCGCTATATTAATCTGGTTGAAGACATTAACATTTTTGAAGCATTTGACCAATATGCACCTGACAAAGTTTATACTGACATCACAAAACTAGCCAGCCTTCAAGACCGGGCTTATGCCGAAGGAAAATGGAGCGTGAAGGATATTTTGCAACACGTTATTGATAACGAGCGCATTATGTCCTACCGCGCCATGCGTTTTTGCCGAAACGACAAAACCACCCTGCCAGGCTACGACGAGGAGCTTCTGGCAGCAAACACGATCGCCTACCAACGCAGCGTTGAGGACCTGATGCAGGAATTCAATCAGGTAAGGCAGGCCACCCTCTCACTTTACAAAGGCATGAATGATGAAATGATGCTCCGCTCGGGCTTTGCTTTCAAATCCGAAATTTCCGCGCTGGCCCTGGGCTTCGTCATCATCGGCCATCCCATCCACCACATGCGCGTGATCGAAGAACGGTATTATCCGCTGCTGGGTTAGTAGGCGTCCAGTTTATAGGTCGTTACGATACAAATCCGACGTAAATACGGATCAGAATTACAAACAATTGATCCGTATCACGCTTTCATTTGAGCTATAAAAAATTTTCGGCTCAATTTTGATTTTATTACAGCTCATTTTTGTTTAGATTTGAGCTGTAATCATATGTTAATAATGAGCTATAATAGTGCCAAGAATAGATTCTGAAATTTTATCCTTTGTTAGGGATCATCCCCTATGTTCATCTGTTGAGATACATCAGGCGGTTGGAAAGGGTTCTTTTGCAACAACCAAAAGAGCGATAGCAACATTGGTTGCAACCGGGCAACTACTTGCCTCGGGGCAGACTCGCGCTACAAGGTATACCATAAGTCCAGCCAACCAGCTGTTTAGTCACCTGGACATGGCAGTTTATTTTCAGCAGGAAATAGACCAGCGTAATATCCGGGAAGAATTCAATTTTCAGCTGATCAATGAGATATTGTCCAGTGTCAATCTGTTCACTACCGATGAAGCAAATTACTTGCGAGAATTACAGCAGGAGTTTCGCCGCAATGTAGATGATATGAGTTCCGCTGCCTATCATAAAGAGATGGAAAGGCTAGCGATTGATCTGAGTTGGAAATCATCACAAATTGAGGGAAATACTTATTCTCTGCTGGAAACCGAACGCTTATTGAAGGACAAGGAAACGGCCGCAGGAAAACCTAAGGATGACGCGACCATGCTGCTAAATCATAAAGACGCGCTCAACTTTATCATCGAGAACCCTGACTACGTGGTTCCATTATCTATTGCACGCATAGAAGATATACATAGTCTGCTCATTAAGGACCTTGAAGTTGAACGCAACATCAGGAGGCGGCGTGTCGGTATTTCCGGTACGAATTATAAGCCGCTTGATAACGAACATCAGATCAGAGAAGCATTGGAAGATATGTGTAGGCTGATCAACCGCAAAGAAAATGTGTTTGAGAAATCGCTGCTGGCGTTGGTGTTGCTGTCCTATATTCAGGCGTTTAATGATGGGAACAAAAGAACAGCACGTATAGTAAGTAACGCAATACTGATTGCTCACCAATATTGTCCTATCTCTTTCCGAACTGTCGACGCAGTCGAATATAAAAAAGCGATGCTCATCTTTTACGAGCAAAATAATATCAGCGAGTTTAAGAAAATATTTATAGAGCAATTCAGATTCGCTGTGAAAACCTACTTCTAGATAAGTCATTTTTGTAAATGTTCGCCCGGTGCTTTGACGCCAACAACCCCAAATCAAACCCCAGCCAGCTGATCAAGCGCTGATTCAACTTCCGTTACGGGCAGTTGGCAGGTTTTGTCGTAGCATACGTAGATTGCCGTTTTTCCGTTAATGTCGGTTCGGTTTTGGAGCAGGGGGAGATCGGAGCGGGTTGTGGTTCCCATGACGAGTTTGTTTGGGACGAAGAAGCGGTCGAAGTCTTTGCGCATTTCGTCTGCTTCTGGGCCTGCGATGATGATTTCGGCTGTTGGTGTGGCCCGGATGCAGTATAATGCGGCCCAGTTGGTGACCCATTGCACGTCGGCAAGCATCACTTTGCTCATTTTAGAGAGCATGGCATCTGAGATTTTGCTGTATTGATCATCATCCAGCATCATTCCGAGCAGATAGAGGTTATGCGCCATAATCGAGTTGGAGGCCGGAATTACATTGTCAAATAGCTCTTTTTTACGGGTTATCAGTGTTTCACCCGAAATGTCGGTGAAATAAAAGAAACCTTCCTGCTGGTCGTAAAAGTTCTGGATAGTATAATCAGCGAGGTTTTTAGCCAGCGTGATCCACTGCTCATCAAATGTGATCTGGTAAAGAGCCAGGTAAGCTTCGATGACCGCTGCATAATCTTCCAGAAAGCCAGTTACCGTGGCCTGGCCGCTTTTGTAGCTATGCATAAGCCGGCTTTGCTTCATCATATTGTCCCGGATAAACACACCCGCTGAAACGGCAAGCGCCCGAATATTCTCATCTCCCAAAGCCCGGTAAGCATCCGCCAGTCCTTTGATCAATAACCCATTCCAGGAAGTAAGCGTCTTATCGTCCAGACCGGGCCGGATACGCTCTGCGCGCTTTTCGGCCAGTTTTCGAAGTGCCGCATTGTATTTGGTTTCAAGATCAACCACATCAAGCCGCAAAGCACTTGCTGTTTGCAAAACTGGCCGGGTTAAATGCAAATGATTGTGGCCCTCTTCCCAATTGCCATGATCGGAAACATTATAAAGCCTGGCAAACCATTCAAAGTCTTCACCCAGGGTTTGCTTCAGTTCTGCTTTTGTCCAGATATAAAATTTGCCTTCAACGCCTTCACTATCAGCATCCAGTGCCGAATAAAAGCCGCCTTGCTCGTTTCGCATTTCAGTCTGCAGCCATTGGATTGTGCTGTTAAGGCGATCGGCATAAAGTGGGTTTTGGGTAAGCGAATAGGCTTCGGCGTAAATGCTGAGCAGTTGCGCATTGTCATAAAGCATTTTTTCAAAATGGGGGATAAACCACTCGTCATCAACGGAGTATCTGGCCCAGCCTCCGCCAACGTGATCATATATCCCGCCCAATGCAATGCGGTTCAGCGATAATTCCAAATGGGCAAGCGCCTCCGGATTTTGGCTTATATCATAATAGCGCAACAAAAACTTGTAAATAGAAGGCATAGGAAACTTGGGCGCCCGGTCCATCCCGCCTTTTTCTGTATCAAAATTGCGCTGCAAATGTTCAAACATTGAATCGAGCTCGGCAGTTTGATAACCGTTGCTGCTGGCTATGAGGCCATACTTTTCTGTGTCCGATATCAGCATGTTCTGCACAAAACCTTCTGCCGACCCAGCCAGCTCATCGTAATGTTTGTCAAATGCATTGTTGATGCTTTTCAGCAGCTGCACCCAGTTTTGCGGTGGCAAATAGGTAACTCCGTAGAAGGGCCGACTATCCGGCAACAAGAAGACATTCAATGGCCATCCGCCCCGCACGCCCATGGCTTGCACGGCGTCCATATACACAGCATCCACATCTGGACGCTCCTCACGGTCCACCTTGATGCATACGAAATGTGCATTCATGACCTGGGCAATGTCCTCTTTTTCAAAACATTCCCTTTCCATCACGTGGCACCAGTGGCAAGCCGAGTAACCAATGCTGACCAGGATCGGCTTATTCTCCGTTTTTGCTTTGCTTAATGCTTCGTCGCCCCAGGGATACCAGTCAACGGGATTATGTGCATGTTGGAGTAAATAGGGGCTGGTTTGCTGGCTCAGGCGGTTCATAGTTGTAAGTGCTATTGATGAATGACCACTTTTTTGGTAATGGTCCGGTTTTGGGTTACAAAGCGGGCAAAATATATGCCAGCAGATAACCGCGGCAAATCGATCCGCTCGCGCGTTTCGCCCGCGACGGCTTTGAGCTCCTTTGAGAGCACAACCTGACCTTTGGTATTAAGCAGGGAAAAAGCCACATTGGAAACACCATTCATGCCATTCAAAACAACATTCATTTCAAATGAGACGGGATTGGCATAAACATAAGCATCCGAAAGGACTGGCTCAGTGCCAGTGACCGTATCATTGAGATCAAACTTGCAGAGAAAGACTTCTTTTCCTTTCAGCTTAATGTTTTTAAGCCACTTTTGATGCGAAACCACAATCTCGGTTTCGGCATTATCAGCCGCATAGGGGTTCTGGGCAGCGATGAGAATGTTGCTTCCTTTTACTACGCCGCGCCAGATTGGGCTTTGCCGCTCCATATGATCGCGCGCCGATTGCGGAATGACCAGCTCATATGTTCCCTCAAACATATCTTTGAAGGCCGAAAGCCGGTAAAGTCCGTAAATAAAGCGCTCATAAGGCTCGTAGTTTTCCTGGCGGCTGCCCGGAAAGCCGGGGTTTTCCCAAAGCCATAAGCCCTTTGCTCCCGAGAAAAACGGGAAAATAGCAGTTGCTTCCGCCACAAATGGCGCAATCAGCGGCGTGTTGGGATCATAACTGTCATGAATGCGCATCCATACAAACGGAATGATGGGTTTATCGCTCCAAGCGCGGTTGGCCTCAATGTTAAAGAGCAGATAGGAAAGGTAATCCTTGCCGATCGGGTTATCATAGCCATAATAATAGTAAGGCGAAGGTGTCAAAAACTGCTGCGCATCGTAAAAGCTGCCGCCGATTTTGCCAGCATTGTCCTGCACCAGATAATGTGTCCGCGCCGGGTTGGTAGTCCAGTCCTGCCAGCTGTTGGAAGTAATATTCAGCCAGGTGTTTCGCACGGGAACATCGCTGTAACTGCTCAGCGGAGCGGTAACACCCTTGGCCCTGAGCCTTTTGGCCGCTTCGGTATACCACCAGCGCATGTCTCTTTTATAAGTTGCAAGAAAGTCTGCATCCGGCAAGTTCCGGTAATTCTGCGGGATTTGGCTATTAGATTTTAAGGCGAGAATGTCGCGGTCTTCACGCTGCATGCGCTCAATGTCCATACAAATAATATCGCTTCCTTTGGCTGTTTCGGCATAGTTGTCCCAAAAACTGCGGTAAGCAGCCGTATCGTTTCCCCACGGGCTGCGCAGGGCATTGTCTGCCCAGGGCTGGTTGCCGCTCGATGTGGCAACACCATACCAGATCAATGCGCGCTTGGCAACAGGCAATGTTGCGAGCTCTGATCCGCTGAATGTGGCAAGATGGCTAAATCCGTGTTTAAGCGGCTGCGACTGCGTATCGCCAAATCGCGTAGCATTGTAAACGATCGTAAAGGGCAGGGTGAATTCAGGGATTTTTCCCCATTCGATGGTGTTATTGGCCTTGACCGGATTTAGTATATAAGCGGGCTGGCAATCCTGCGCTAAAACAGCAACTGCTTGGGCCAGACAATAAAATAAAGTGGTGTAAAAAACCCTCACATACATATTGGTAAAATGGATCATAAGAATTGACCAGACAAATTCGTTACTTTTGCAACATTGAAATTTGATTTTTTCGGGGAAACGATTTCTGCGAAACGCTTTCCGGGAAACGCTTTCCGGGAAACGCTTTCCGGGAAACGCTTTCCGGGAAACGCTTTCCGGGAAACGCTTTCCGCGAATGGCGCAGATTTCAACATAGTAATGACAAAGTAAGAAAAGAAATTGCCTGGAACATAAAATATAAACCTGATATGAGACGATTACTGCTTATTGCCCCTCTTTTTCTGGCCCTATTTCTGGTGGCTTGTGATAAAGACAAAAAAGAGAACCCGGATCCAAACCCGCAGCTATCTGAAAAGGACAAGATCCTGATCAATTATCCATGGCGGATGTCGGACGTAACTGACCTGAACGGTAAAACCATCCCTTTGAATCTTTTGAACACGCAGACGCGCGCCATTAAGGAAGTAATGGACATTCAGTTCCTTCAAAACAATGTTACCAAAGCCATTGACCAAGGCTCAAAGCAGGTTATCAACGGCGGGACGTGGTATTTGAAAAATGATGATAAAATGCTTGACATTAAGATTTCGGGCTTTTCGGGCGAATTTGGTGTGGTGGAAATATCCAACAGCAAATTGAAGTTGAAAAGCAAAATGCCTGTCGATAAAGTTGAGCAGGAAACGATCATGGTTTTCGAGCCTGTGATCAAGTAAACAATTCACTTTTTGGTATAATTCAGTAAAAGCGGCCGGTTAAATCTGCCGCTTTTATTATTTTGTACCAAATTCAACCCTGAATGAAAAAGAACGACCCAAAAATTATAAACGCCTGGTATATGTACGACTGGGCTAATTCGGTTCACGCCCTTGTTATCGTATCAAGCATTTTTCCCGTTTATTTCAGCGCCACTGCCTTAAAGGCTTCGGGAAATCTTTTCACTGATTTTTTTGGGTTTCAAATCAAAAGTTCGGTGCTGTTCACCTACACCGTTTCGGCCTCTTTTCTTATCACCGCGCTTCTTATCCCCTTATGCACTGCTGTCGCCGATTATAGTGGCAAGAAGAAAAGATTTATGAAGTTCTTCTGCTACCTGGGCGCTGTCAGTTGTATGTTGCTTTATTTTTTTACCAAAGACACCCTGGTGCCTTCCATCATCCTGTTTGCCCTGAGTCTGATCGGATGGAGCGGAAGCATTGTTTTTTACGATTCCTACCTGCCCGAAATAGCCACCGAAGACCGGTTTGATGCATATAGTGCGCGGGGATTCTCTCTGGGTTACCTGGGAAGCGTGCTGCTGCTGTTGTTTAACCTAAGCATGATCTTAGCGCCCGGATTTTATGGCATCACCGACAAAGCGCTTCCTGCCCGGATTTCTTTTTTTACCGTCGGGCTTTGGTGGATACTTTTTGCCCAGATCCCCTTCAAATATTTACCCGCCAATAAAGCCGCAAAGCAAAAGCCCGGAAACTGGATTTTCAATGGCTTTGCCGAGCTTAAAAAGGTGTATTTTAATTTGGGTCAACAGCCCTTTCTGGCCAAATTTCTCAGCGCTTTTTTCATTTACACCATGGGTCTGCGAACTGTAATGTACGTGGCAACGATCTTTGGGGCAACCGAGCTGAAACTGCCATCGCAGAGCCTGATCG of Dyadobacter chenhuakuii contains these proteins:
- a CDS encoding DinB family protein is translated as MKKSMINPMPQFFDRYINLVEDINIFEAFDQYAPDKVYTDITKLASLQDRAYAEGKWSVKDILQHVIDNERIMSYRAMRFCRNDKTTLPGYDEELLAANTIAYQRSVEDLMQEFNQVRQATLSLYKGMNDEMMLRSGFAFKSEISALALGFVIIGHPIHHMRVIEERYYPLLG
- a CDS encoding Fic family protein, whose amino-acid sequence is MPRIDSEILSFVRDHPLCSSVEIHQAVGKGSFATTKRAIATLVATGQLLASGQTRATRYTISPANQLFSHLDMAVYFQQEIDQRNIREEFNFQLINEILSSVNLFTTDEANYLRELQQEFRRNVDDMSSAAYHKEMERLAIDLSWKSSQIEGNTYSLLETERLLKDKETAAGKPKDDATMLLNHKDALNFIIENPDYVVPLSIARIEDIHSLLIKDLEVERNIRRRRVGISGTNYKPLDNEHQIREALEDMCRLINRKENVFEKSLLALVLLSYIQAFNDGNKRTARIVSNAILIAHQYCPISFRTVDAVEYKKAMLIFYEQNNISEFKKIFIEQFRFAVKTYF
- a CDS encoding MFS transporter: MKKNDPKIINAWYMYDWANSVHALVIVSSIFPVYFSATALKASGNLFTDFFGFQIKSSVLFTYTVSASFLITALLIPLCTAVADYSGKKKRFMKFFCYLGAVSCMLLYFFTKDTLVPSIILFALSLIGWSGSIVFYDSYLPEIATEDRFDAYSARGFSLGYLGSVLLLLFNLSMILAPGFYGITDKALPARISFFTVGLWWILFAQIPFKYLPANKAAKQKPGNWIFNGFAELKKVYFNLGQQPFLAKFLSAFFIYTMGLRTVMYVATIFGATELKLPSQSLIVTVLLIQIVGIIGSFAFAWLSGKIGNIFALMVGVSIWIGICTGAYYTTEAMEFYFVACAVGMVMGGIQSLSRSTYSKLIPENITDTASYFSFYDVTEKLAIVVGTFIYGTVEYLTGSMRNSILALLVIFVFGLILLSRIPSKKAYHYQVQDQDR
- a CDS encoding phosphatase PAP2 family protein, with the translated sequence MKVKYISKSRLLIACGLLITLGFSSCTKTIDEPTASVNNPSSMDADAGNWKPYVLTSSSEVEVAEPKNAASAEYKAEIEKLKETTSKITPQQRDIVNFWGAGAAFRWNEIGRELAARYNTPPASNQDGKYPLPDPANPLADPKFPFANPPYTARALAYLSVAQYDALVSAWNYKFKYNRKAPSKTDASVQAILPVTDLPSYPSEDAVVAEASFLVLKAMFPGEVPFLEQKLAEHKNSRLWAGMNVESDIAAGAELGKAVGAKVMARAKTDGMGTANNQAATAEMVANAKKLGVSEPWVSQEMPARPPMLPTYGFVTPWNFDKTTVKTLRPGPPPTIGSAEYQENINELLQIAKKQTREQARIASFWSDGVGSYTPPGHWHRRAADLCHKNAYSEVRTARTLALLGTTLQDAGICCWDVKYFYYYPRPNQMNSKIKTSVGLPNFPSYTSGHSTFSGAAAELLAYIFPEEKKKIDEMAQEASVSRMYGLIHYRFDCEAGLASGHKIGEYAVARAKADGAK
- a CDS encoding T9SS type A sorting domain-containing protein, with protein sequence MIHFTNMYVRVFYTTLFYCLAQAVAVLAQDCQPAYILNPVKANNTIEWGKIPEFTLPFTIVYNATRFGDTQSQPLKHGFSHLATFSGSELATLPVAKRALIWYGVATSSGNQPWADNALRSPWGNDTAAYRSFWDNYAETAKGSDIICMDIERMQREDRDILALKSNSQIPQNYRNLPDADFLATYKRDMRWWYTEAAKRLRAKGVTAPLSSYSDVPVRNTWLNITSNSWQDWTTNPARTHYLVQDNAGKIGGSFYDAQQFLTPSPYYYYGYDNPIGKDYLSYLLFNIEANRAWSDKPIIPFVWMRIHDSYDPNTPLIAPFVAEATAIFPFFSGAKGLWLWENPGFPGSRQENYEPYERFIYGLYRLSAFKDMFEGTYELVIPQSARDHMERQSPIWRGVVKGSNILIAAQNPYAADNAETEIVVSHQKWLKNIKLKGKEVFLCKFDLNDTVTGTEPVLSDAYVYANPVSFEMNVVLNGMNGVSNVAFSLLNTKGQVVLSKELKAVAGETRERIDLPRLSAGIYFARFVTQNRTITKKVVIHQ
- a CDS encoding thioredoxin domain-containing protein — protein: MNRLSQQTSPYLLQHAHNPVDWYPWGDEALSKAKTENKPILVSIGYSACHWCHVMERECFEKEDIAQVMNAHFVCIKVDREERPDVDAVYMDAVQAMGVRGGWPLNVFLLPDSRPFYGVTYLPPQNWVQLLKSINNAFDKHYDELAGSAEGFVQNMLISDTEKYGLIASSNGYQTAELDSMFEHLQRNFDTEKGGMDRAPKFPMPSIYKFLLRYYDISQNPEALAHLELSLNRIALGGIYDHVGGGWARYSVDDEWFIPHFEKMLYDNAQLLSIYAEAYSLTQNPLYADRLNSTIQWLQTEMRNEQGGFYSALDADSEGVEGKFYIWTKAELKQTLGEDFEWFARLYNVSDHGNWEEGHNHLHLTRPVLQTASALRLDVVDLETKYNAALRKLAEKRAERIRPGLDDKTLTSWNGLLIKGLADAYRALGDENIRALAVSAGVFIRDNMMKQSRLMHSYKSGQATVTGFLEDYAAVIEAYLALYQITFDEQWITLAKNLADYTIQNFYDQQEGFFYFTDISGETLITRKKELFDNVIPASNSIMAHNLYLLGMMLDDDQYSKISDAMLSKMSKVMLADVQWVTNWAALYCIRATPTAEIIIAGPEADEMRKDFDRFFVPNKLVMGTTTRSDLPLLQNRTDINGKTAIYVCYDKTCQLPVTEVESALDQLAGV